A DNA window from Kiritimatiellia bacterium contains the following coding sequences:
- the smpB gene encoding SsrA-binding protein SmpB, translated as MAPAPSPARPAIKTMATHRKAFRDYHILEKLEAGIELRGAEVKSIREGRFSLSESHALVEGGQVILRGLHVQPYACSRVEEHDPLRPKRLLLHRREIDRLAGQTAVKGCALIPLRVYFKKGLVKVELALGKGKQSEDKRETLKRRTAEREADRAIASRTRRRG; from the coding sequence ATGGCCCCGGCTCCTTCCCCAGCGCGTCCCGCCATCAAGACGATGGCGACGCACCGGAAGGCGTTCCGGGATTACCATATCCTCGAGAAGCTCGAGGCCGGGATCGAACTGCGCGGCGCCGAGGTCAAGTCCATCCGCGAGGGCCGCTTCAGCCTCTCCGAGAGCCATGCTCTCGTGGAGGGCGGCCAGGTGATCCTCCGCGGGCTGCACGTCCAGCCCTATGCCTGCTCCCGCGTCGAGGAGCACGACCCCCTGCGTCCCAAGCGCCTGCTCCTCCACCGGCGCGAGATCGACCGGCTCGCCGGCCAGACCGCCGTCAAGGGCTGCGCGCTGATCCCGCTCCGCGTCTATTTCAAGAAGGGCCTCGTGAAGGTCGAACTGGCCCTGGGGAAGGGCAAGCAATCCGAGGACAAGCGCGAAACCCTCAAGCGCCGTACCGCCGAGCGCGAGGCCGATCGCGCCATCGCCTCCCGCACCCGGCGGCGGGGGTAA
- a CDS encoding DNA-directed RNA polymerase subunit omega, with amino-acid sequence MELAKEKVPNIPLLINMVSRRVRQLNHGERPLVKPDNMQMSPMNIALKEIAEGKLSAEISFVPVRKTLESNPLSL; translated from the coding sequence ATGGAATTGGCGAAGGAAAAAGTGCCCAATATCCCGCTGCTGATCAACATGGTGTCGCGCCGCGTGCGCCAGTTGAATCACGGCGAGCGGCCCCTGGTCAAGCCGGACAACATGCAGATGTCCCCGATGAACATCGCCCTCAAGGAAATCGCCGAGGGCAAGCTCTCCGCCGAAATCTCCTTTGTGCCGGTCCGCAAGACGCTGGAAAGCAACCCGCTTTCCCTGTAG
- the groES gene encoding co-chaperone GroES, which translates to MKIQPLGDRILVEPVKEEEVKKGGIIIPDTAKEKPTQGKVIAIGTGKVDDNGKVIPFHVKKGDRVLMPRYGGSEVKIDDKEYQILREDDLLGIIQD; encoded by the coding sequence ATGAAGATACAACCGTTGGGCGATCGGATCCTGGTCGAGCCGGTCAAGGAGGAAGAGGTCAAGAAGGGCGGGATCATCATTCCCGACACCGCGAAGGAAAAACCCACGCAGGGCAAGGTCATCGCGATCGGCACCGGCAAGGTGGACGATAACGGCAAGGTGATCCCCTTCCACGTCAAGAAGGGCGACCGCGTGCTGATGCCCCGTTACGGCGGCTCGGAAGTGAAGATCGACGACAAGGAATACCAGATCCTCCGCGAGGACGATCTGCTCGGAATCATCCAGGACTAA
- the nfi gene encoding deoxyribonuclease V (cleaves DNA at apurinic or apyrimidinic sites), whose product MKRPRLSHPWSLSPRQAIALQRKMASRVRIQPLPAGLRWIAGLDAAFSEKECVAAVVLWDLARREVVEQHVARAPLRFPYIPGLLSFREAPALLAALEKLERRPDVLMCDGQGFAHPRRFGIACHVGVLTGIPSVGCAKSLLVGECRAPAKRRGSRAALTDHGERVGTVLRTRDGVRPLFISVGHDADLATAEDLVLRCAFRYRLPEPVRLADQLCGAAAHPTL is encoded by the coding sequence ATGAAGCGCCCGCGGCTTTCGCATCCTTGGAGCCTGTCGCCGCGGCAGGCCATCGCGTTGCAGCGTAAAATGGCCTCTCGCGTCCGGATTCAACCGCTGCCTGCCGGGCTCCGCTGGATTGCCGGCTTGGATGCCGCCTTCTCGGAAAAGGAGTGCGTGGCGGCCGTCGTGCTGTGGGACCTCGCGCGCAGGGAAGTGGTGGAGCAGCATGTGGCCCGCGCGCCGCTGCGGTTTCCGTACATCCCCGGCCTGCTGTCGTTCCGCGAGGCGCCGGCGCTGCTCGCCGCGCTGGAGAAACTCGAACGCCGGCCGGACGTATTGATGTGCGACGGGCAGGGCTTCGCGCACCCGCGCCGATTCGGCATCGCGTGCCACGTCGGCGTGCTGACCGGAATCCCGTCCGTGGGCTGCGCGAAAAGCCTCCTCGTCGGCGAGTGCCGGGCGCCCGCGAAACGGCGCGGATCACGCGCGGCGTTGACCGACCACGGAGAGCGCGTCGGCACGGTCCTGCGCACGCGGGATGGCGTTCGCCCCCTCTTCATCAGCGTCGGGCATGACGCGGACCTGGCGACGGCCGAGGACCTGGTGCTGCGTTGTGCCTTTCGCTATCGTCTGCCCGAGCCCGTGCGCCTGGCGGATCAGCTCTGCGGCGCCGCGGCGCATCCTACCCTGTAA
- the ilvD gene encoding dihydroxy-acid dehydratase, which yields MRSDKVKTGFERAPHRSLLRATGLTTEAMRKPFIAICNSYTDIIPGHVHLRKVGDLVRKAILAAGGTPFEFNTIGICDGIAMGHAGMKYSLPSRELVADCVETMVNAHLFDGMVCIPNCDKIVPGMVMGALRCNIPTIFVSGGPMRAGKMPDGRAVDLISVFEGIGAFKAGKISEEQLEDISCHACPGAGSCSGMFTANSMNCLCEAIGLALPGNGTILAEDPKRRSLWRTAGKRIVEMVREDLKPRDIVTAESLDNAFVLDMAMGGSTNTVLHTLAIAHEAGVAYDLARINELSKKCPNICKVSPSSPYHVEDVDRAGGISAILNEIGKIRGLLNTACRTVTGKTLGKVIARAKSKDPACIRPVENAYSREGGLSILYGNLAPEGAVIKTAGVDPKMLKHEGPAIIFESQEDACEGILAGKVKPGHVVVIRYEGPKGGPGMQEMLSPTSYIMGQGLGDKVALITDGRFSGGTRGACIGHVSPEAAEGGPIGLLKDGDLLSIDLPARQLNAKISDGEWAARRQAWRAPEPRFKTGWLARYTKMASSASTGGVLKD from the coding sequence ATGAGAAGCGACAAGGTCAAGACGGGTTTCGAGCGCGCGCCGCACCGCAGCCTCCTGCGGGCCACGGGGCTCACCACCGAGGCGATGCGCAAGCCGTTCATCGCCATCTGCAACTCGTACACGGATATCATACCCGGCCACGTCCACCTGCGGAAGGTCGGCGACCTGGTCCGCAAGGCCATCCTCGCGGCCGGCGGCACGCCGTTCGAGTTCAACACCATCGGCATCTGCGACGGCATCGCGATGGGCCACGCGGGCATGAAGTATTCCCTGCCCAGCCGCGAGCTGGTGGCCGACTGCGTCGAGACCATGGTCAACGCGCACCTGTTCGACGGCATGGTCTGCATCCCGAACTGCGACAAGATCGTCCCCGGCATGGTCATGGGCGCGCTGCGGTGCAACATCCCGACGATCTTCGTCAGCGGCGGCCCGATGCGCGCGGGCAAGATGCCGGACGGCCGCGCGGTGGACCTGATCAGCGTGTTCGAGGGTATCGGCGCGTTCAAGGCGGGTAAGATTTCCGAGGAGCAGCTCGAGGACATATCCTGCCACGCCTGCCCCGGCGCCGGCTCCTGCTCCGGCATGTTCACGGCCAATTCGATGAACTGCCTCTGCGAGGCGATCGGCCTGGCCCTGCCCGGCAACGGCACGATCCTGGCCGAGGACCCTAAGCGGCGCAGCCTGTGGCGCACCGCCGGAAAACGGATCGTGGAGATGGTCCGCGAGGATCTCAAGCCGCGCGACATCGTCACGGCGGAGTCGCTGGACAACGCCTTCGTGCTGGACATGGCCATGGGCGGCAGCACGAACACGGTGCTGCACACGCTGGCCATCGCGCACGAGGCGGGCGTGGCGTATGACCTCGCCCGCATCAACGAGCTGTCGAAGAAATGCCCGAACATCTGCAAGGTCTCGCCGTCCTCGCCGTACCATGTCGAGGACGTGGACCGCGCGGGCGGCATCAGCGCCATTCTCAACGAAATCGGCAAGATTCGCGGCCTGCTGAACACCGCGTGCCGAACCGTAACGGGCAAGACGCTGGGGAAAGTCATTGCGCGGGCCAAGAGCAAGGATCCGGCCTGCATCCGGCCTGTCGAGAACGCGTACAGCCGGGAGGGCGGCCTCTCCATCCTCTATGGCAACCTCGCGCCCGAGGGCGCGGTGATCAAGACGGCCGGCGTGGACCCGAAGATGCTGAAGCACGAGGGCCCGGCGATCATTTTCGAGTCGCAGGAAGACGCCTGCGAGGGCATCCTGGCCGGCAAGGTGAAGCCCGGCCACGTGGTGGTGATCCGCTACGAGGGTCCGAAGGGCGGGCCCGGCATGCAGGAGATGCTCTCGCCGACGAGCTACATCATGGGGCAGGGGCTGGGCGACAAGGTGGCGCTGATCACGGACGGCCGGTTCAGCGGCGGCACGCGCGGCGCGTGCATCGGCCACGTCTCGCCCGAGGCGGCGGAGGGCGGGCCGATCGGACTGCTGAAGGACGGCGACCTCCTATCCATCGACCTCCCGGCCCGGCAGCTGAACGCAAAGATTTCGGACGGCGAGTGGGCGGCGCGCCGGCAGGCCTGGCGCGCGCCCGAGCCCCGATTCAAGACCGGCTGGCTGGCGCGGTACACGAAGATGGCCAGCAGCGCGAGTACCGGAGGCGTCCTGAAGGATTGA
- the pdxA gene encoding 4-hydroxythreonine-4-phosphate dehydrogenase PdxA yields the protein MSATLRIGITLGDANGIGPEIALRAVTRRGWPKNVQFVLIGAPAVIQAQARALRLPRPGPRVFIWNPVPALAPAWKPGSIRADASRAADAWIRAAVVACLDGRLHAMVTAPICKEGFQKAGIHVPGHTELLAELTGTRRYAMMLFGGPLRVVLATRHLPLRDVARELNKADVLEAIRIAGEALPWLGCRGGRIGVCGLNPHAGDGGAIGREEITVIAPAIRAARRAGFNAIGPVPADVIFHQAVRGAFDAVVAMYHDQGLGPLKMLAFETGVNVTLGLPIVRTSPDHGTAFDIAGRGRANPSSMVEAVRQAILLAGRRNPWRRP from the coding sequence ATGAGCGCGACGCTCCGCATCGGAATCACCCTCGGCGACGCCAACGGTATCGGGCCGGAAATCGCCCTGCGCGCCGTCACCCGCCGGGGCTGGCCGAAGAACGTGCAGTTCGTGCTCATCGGCGCGCCGGCCGTGATCCAGGCACAGGCCCGCGCCCTCCGTCTACCGCGGCCCGGACCCCGCGTATTCATCTGGAACCCCGTCCCCGCGCTCGCGCCGGCCTGGAAGCCCGGAAGCATCCGCGCCGACGCGTCGCGCGCGGCCGACGCCTGGATCCGCGCCGCCGTCGTCGCCTGCCTGGACGGCCGGCTGCACGCCATGGTGACCGCGCCGATCTGCAAGGAAGGATTTCAGAAGGCCGGCATCCACGTCCCCGGCCACACGGAGCTGCTGGCCGAACTCACCGGAACCCGCCGCTACGCCATGATGCTGTTCGGCGGCCCGCTGCGCGTGGTCCTCGCCACCCGGCACCTGCCGCTGCGCGACGTCGCGCGGGAATTGAACAAAGCCGACGTGCTCGAAGCCATCCGGATCGCCGGCGAGGCCCTCCCGTGGCTGGGCTGCCGCGGCGGGCGCATCGGGGTCTGCGGACTCAACCCGCACGCCGGCGACGGCGGCGCGATCGGCCGCGAGGAAATTACCGTGATCGCACCCGCGATCCGCGCCGCGCGCCGCGCGGGATTCAACGCCATCGGGCCGGTGCCGGCGGACGTCATCTTCCACCAGGCCGTGCGCGGCGCCTTCGACGCCGTGGTGGCCATGTACCACGACCAGGGGCTCGGCCCGCTCAAGATGCTCGCGTTCGAGACCGGCGTGAACGTCACGCTGGGCCTGCCCATCGTCCGCACGTCGCCCGATCACGGCACGGCCTTCGATATCGCCGGCCGCGGCCGGGCGAATCCCTCCAGCATGGTCGAGGCCGTCCGGCAGGCCATCCTGCTGGCCGGGCGCAGGAACCCGTGGCGCCGCCCGTGA
- the rsmA gene encoding ribosomal RNA small subunit methyltransferase A, translated as MNLTHPSEVRELLSQLGLRPRRALGQNFLIDANILRILLRTAELHRDEQVLEVGPGLGVLTEWLVRYAGRVAAVEKDPVLFGFLQQHFAGAPNLELIHADILDVDLAALLAGGITKVVANLPYSIGSRFLVELFQSATPPARIVVTVQREVAERLAAAPGTAAYGLLGILAQTAYAVKIVKDISPTCFLPPPEVRSAIVALDRLPYDREDRPKNRAAFLTLLQGAFSRRRKQLAPLLKAHAGLLPRLGIEPRARPEDLSPEQWVRLSNGLIPNPGEGG; from the coding sequence GTGAACCTGACCCATCCCTCCGAAGTCAGGGAACTGTTGTCCCAGCTCGGTCTGCGGCCGCGGCGGGCGCTGGGGCAGAATTTCCTGATCGACGCCAACATCCTCCGTATCCTGCTGCGCACGGCGGAACTTCACCGGGACGAGCAGGTGCTGGAAGTCGGCCCTGGGCTCGGTGTGCTGACCGAGTGGCTGGTTCGCTATGCCGGCCGTGTCGCGGCCGTGGAAAAAGACCCCGTGCTGTTCGGCTTCCTTCAGCAGCACTTCGCCGGCGCGCCGAATCTCGAGTTAATCCACGCCGACATCCTCGACGTGGACCTGGCCGCCTTGCTCGCCGGGGGCATCACCAAGGTCGTCGCGAACCTTCCCTACTCCATCGGCAGCCGCTTCCTGGTCGAACTGTTCCAGTCCGCCACCCCGCCGGCGCGCATCGTGGTGACGGTCCAGCGCGAAGTGGCGGAGCGCCTCGCCGCCGCGCCGGGGACCGCCGCCTACGGGCTGCTCGGCATCCTCGCCCAGACGGCCTACGCGGTGAAGATCGTCAAGGACATCAGCCCCACCTGCTTCCTGCCGCCGCCCGAGGTGCGCTCCGCGATCGTGGCGCTGGACCGCCTGCCATACGACCGCGAGGATCGCCCGAAGAATCGCGCCGCGTTTCTGACGCTTCTCCAGGGCGCCTTTTCGAGGCGGCGCAAGCAGCTGGCGCCGCTCCTGAAAGCCCACGCCGGGCTGCTCCCCCGGCTGGGCATCGAGCCCCGCGCGCGGCCGGAGGATCTCTCGCCGGAGCAGTGGGTACGGCTGTCGAACGGACTTATACCAAATCCGGGTGAAGGCGGGTAG
- a CDS encoding peptidyl-prolyl cis-trans isomerase, whose translation MKSVRLMTLAAAAAGLAWADPAAARSVAVDGYAAMVNQRVILKSEVFAMVYPLQQKLKLEHSGSELEKKLEEAYTNVLESLIERALIVEEFVRQGRMLPDRAIDSQVNSLISERFNNNRMAFLDALAEERLTLAEWREQAKDGLIVTILRRTEILDRVAVAPRQVREYYEQHLDSYRTPEEVQLRLIVLHPGATPEERAAKIEEARRIRERLAGGEDFATVAKTVSEGPKAAQGGDMGWMQTSDLRAELAAGVKDLGPGQLSEVIETSDEIYLAKVEGRKQAAVAPFEEARRNIEDRLHKQELERLYDAWIARLKNRFYVKVF comes from the coding sequence ATGAAATCCGTGCGACTGATGACCCTGGCCGCCGCGGCGGCAGGACTGGCGTGGGCGGACCCGGCCGCGGCCCGGTCGGTGGCTGTGGACGGCTATGCCGCCATGGTGAACCAGCGCGTGATTCTCAAGAGCGAGGTCTTCGCCATGGTCTACCCCCTCCAGCAGAAGCTGAAGCTGGAGCACTCGGGCTCCGAGCTGGAGAAGAAGCTGGAAGAGGCCTACACGAACGTCCTGGAAAGCCTGATCGAGCGCGCCCTGATCGTCGAGGAGTTCGTTCGCCAGGGCCGCATGCTGCCCGACCGCGCCATCGACAGCCAGGTCAACAGCCTGATCAGCGAGCGGTTCAACAACAACCGGATGGCCTTCCTCGACGCCCTCGCCGAGGAACGGCTCACCCTCGCGGAATGGCGCGAGCAGGCCAAGGACGGGCTCATCGTCACCATCCTGCGCCGCACGGAGATCCTCGACCGCGTGGCCGTCGCCCCGCGACAGGTCCGCGAGTACTACGAACAGCATCTCGACAGCTACCGTACCCCGGAGGAAGTCCAACTCCGGCTGATCGTCCTGCATCCCGGCGCCACGCCGGAGGAGCGTGCCGCGAAGATCGAGGAGGCCCGGCGCATCCGCGAGCGGCTCGCGGGCGGCGAGGATTTCGCGACCGTCGCCAAGACCGTGTCCGAAGGCCCCAAGGCCGCGCAGGGCGGCGACATGGGGTGGATGCAAACCTCCGACCTGCGGGCCGAACTGGCCGCCGGGGTGAAGGATCTCGGGCCGGGCCAGTTGAGCGAGGTCATCGAAACCTCCGACGAAATCTACCTCGCCAAGGTGGAGGGCCGGAAGCAGGCAGCGGTCGCGCCCTTTGAGGAAGCGCGCCGGAACATCGAGGATCGCCTGCACAAGCAGGAACTGGAACGCCTGTACGACGCCTGGATCGCGCGCCTGAAGAATCGCTTTTACGTCAAGGTGTTCTGA
- the groL gene encoding chaperonin GroEL (60 kDa chaperone family; promotes refolding of misfolded polypeptides especially under stressful conditions; forms two stacked rings of heptamers to form a barrel-shaped 14mer; ends can be capped by GroES; misfolded proteins enter the barrel where they are refolded when GroES binds), whose translation MAAKQLVYDAEARQYILRGVEKLSRAVKATLGPRGRNVILDKKFGSPNVTKDGVTVAKEIELEHPFENMGAQMVREVASKTSDVAGDGTTTATVLAEAIYREGLKNVTAGASPMELKRGIDKATEVVVEQLQKMSKKVKDRQEISQVATISANGDTTIGAIIADAMDKVGKDGTITVEEAKSIETTLDVVEGMQFDKGYLSPYFVTNAEAMETSLEDPYILMYEKKISNLQDLLPVLQNIAKSGRPLLIVAEDVDGEALATLVVNKLRGTLQCCAVKSPGFGDRRKAMMEDIAVLTGGRFISEDLGIKLENIQLTDMGRAKRVTVDKENTTIVEGAGKTADIQGRISQIRRQIEETTSDYDREKLQERLAKLAGGVAVINVGAATETEMKEKKARVEDALHATRAAVEEGIVPGGGVALLRCQPALADVKIDGDAGIGVDIVRKALEAPLRQLTANAGVDGSIVIQEVKKQKGSYGYDVAKDEYCDLVKAGIIDPTKVARSALQNSASIASLLLTTECMIAEIPEKEKKPMPGAGGGMGGMEDMY comes from the coding sequence ATGGCAGCGAAGCAACTCGTATACGATGCGGAAGCCCGCCAGTACATCCTGCGCGGCGTGGAGAAGTTAAGCCGGGCCGTCAAGGCCACGCTGGGCCCTCGCGGGCGCAACGTGATCCTCGACAAGAAATTCGGCTCGCCGAACGTCACCAAGGACGGCGTGACCGTGGCCAAGGAGATCGAGCTGGAGCACCCCTTCGAGAACATGGGCGCCCAGATGGTGCGCGAAGTGGCCAGCAAGACCAGCGACGTTGCCGGCGACGGCACGACGACCGCGACGGTCCTGGCGGAAGCCATCTACCGTGAAGGCCTCAAGAACGTCACCGCCGGCGCCAGCCCGATGGAGCTGAAGCGCGGCATCGACAAGGCGACCGAGGTCGTCGTCGAGCAGCTCCAGAAGATGAGCAAGAAGGTCAAGGACCGCCAGGAGATCTCCCAGGTGGCGACGATCTCCGCCAACGGCGACACGACGATCGGCGCGATCATCGCCGACGCCATGGACAAGGTCGGCAAGGACGGCACGATCACGGTCGAGGAGGCCAAGAGCATCGAGACCACGCTGGACGTGGTCGAGGGCATGCAGTTCGACAAGGGCTACCTCTCCCCGTACTTCGTCACCAACGCGGAAGCGATGGAGACGTCCCTGGAAGATCCCTACATCCTGATGTACGAGAAGAAGATCTCGAACCTGCAGGACCTGCTGCCCGTGCTCCAGAACATCGCCAAGTCCGGCCGCCCGCTGCTGATCGTGGCGGAGGACGTCGACGGCGAGGCGCTGGCCACGCTGGTGGTCAACAAGCTGCGCGGCACGCTGCAGTGCTGCGCCGTGAAGTCCCCGGGCTTCGGCGACCGTCGCAAGGCGATGATGGAAGACATCGCCGTCCTGACCGGCGGCCGGTTCATCTCCGAGGACCTCGGCATCAAGCTGGAAAACATCCAGCTCACCGACATGGGCCGCGCGAAGCGCGTGACCGTGGACAAGGAGAACACCACGATCGTCGAGGGTGCGGGCAAGACCGCCGACATCCAGGGCCGGATCAGCCAGATCCGCCGGCAGATCGAGGAGACCACGTCGGACTACGACCGCGAGAAGTTGCAGGAACGCCTGGCGAAGCTCGCCGGCGGCGTGGCGGTCATCAACGTCGGCGCAGCGACCGAGACGGAGATGAAGGAGAAAAAGGCGCGCGTCGAGGACGCGCTGCACGCGACCCGCGCGGCCGTCGAGGAAGGCATTGTCCCGGGCGGCGGCGTGGCCCTGTTGCGCTGCCAGCCGGCGCTGGCCGACGTCAAGATCGACGGCGACGCCGGCATCGGCGTGGACATCGTCCGCAAGGCCCTCGAGGCCCCGCTGCGCCAGTTGACGGCGAACGCGGGCGTGGACGGCTCCATCGTCATCCAGGAAGTCAAGAAGCAGAAAGGCAGCTACGGGTACGACGTGGCCAAGGACGAGTACTGCGACCTGGTCAAGGCCGGTATCATCGATCCGACCAAGGTCGCCCGGAGCGCCCTGCAGAACTCGGCCAGCATCGCCTCGCTGCTGCTGACCACCGAGTGCATGATCGCCGAAATTCCCGAGAAGGAAAAGAAGCCCATGCCCGGCGCCGGCGGGGGAATGGGCGGCATGGAAGACATGTACTAA